The Ensifer adhaerens genome contains a region encoding:
- a CDS encoding HpcH/HpaI aldolase family protein — MDNIALWMSQPHFGFLEIAKTCGVSQLVIELEHGTFDLATLDQFLAFSKSLGIPTLTKVIAPTTEAIQQALDFGSDGVILPHILGVDHAHEVTKAAKYPLLGIRSYAGGRVFGYARPSSDAFEKENRRTRCYAMIETAESLADVEKIIALDTVDGLFPGPSDLALARGRGAYAFNDEDRQDLSRIAKAARVAGKTWIMPAWTPAERTFALEEGAELLVVATQNMALRAGIMSTINALKQEKVVA; from the coding sequence ATGGACAATATCGCGCTCTGGATGTCGCAGCCGCATTTCGGCTTCCTGGAAATCGCAAAGACCTGCGGCGTCAGCCAGCTGGTCATCGAACTCGAGCACGGCACCTTCGATCTCGCAACGCTCGACCAGTTTCTGGCCTTTTCCAAATCCCTTGGCATCCCGACGCTGACCAAGGTGATTGCGCCGACCACCGAGGCCATCCAGCAGGCGCTGGATTTCGGCTCAGACGGCGTGATCCTTCCGCACATTCTCGGTGTTGACCACGCCCATGAGGTCACCAAGGCGGCGAAATATCCGCTGCTCGGCATCCGATCCTACGCCGGGGGCCGCGTGTTCGGCTACGCCCGCCCGTCATCAGACGCCTTCGAAAAAGAAAACAGGCGCACCAGGTGCTACGCCATGATCGAGACGGCAGAGAGCCTTGCCGATGTGGAAAAGATCATCGCGCTCGACACGGTCGACGGCCTCTTCCCGGGCCCGTCCGATCTGGCACTTGCCCGTGGCCGCGGCGCCTACGCCTTCAACGACGAGGATCGCCAGGATCTCTCCCGGATCGCCAAAGCGGCCCGTGTGGCCGGCAAGACCTGGATCATGCCCGCCTGGACGCCGGCGGAACGCACTTTCGCGCTCGAGGAAGGTGCCGAATTGCTGGTCGTCGCCACCCAAAACATGGCGCTGCGCGCCGGCATCATGTCCACCATCAACGCACTCAAGCAGGAAAAGGTCGTCGCCTGA
- a CDS encoding ABC transporter permease yields MIGQMSTTFRLLVACIYLFLLAPILIVLPLSFSNDSYITFPPESWGFRWYGAMFAHSGFINALGISLTIAVTVTVLSLAAGVPAAFAIRRRRFVGRELLLNLFTAPLLLPSIVLGLAILLVFVQARLLGTYTGLIIAHLIITTPYVIRIMLTAFSTLPPSVEDAATMLGAAPFTVVRRITLPLMMPGFIASAALSFLLSFDEVVISLFITGPRLRTLPVEIFDYVESQTDPMTAAVSVVLVAATLLIIFVIERTLGLSRTIGK; encoded by the coding sequence ATGATCGGCCAAATGAGCACAACCTTCCGGCTACTCGTCGCCTGCATCTATCTCTTCCTGCTTGCACCCATCCTGATTGTGCTGCCGCTGTCCTTCAGCAACGACAGTTACATCACTTTTCCGCCGGAGAGTTGGGGGTTTCGCTGGTATGGGGCGATGTTCGCCCATAGCGGCTTCATCAATGCGCTGGGGATCAGCCTTACGATCGCCGTCACGGTCACCGTGCTTAGCCTTGCGGCCGGCGTCCCTGCTGCCTTTGCCATCCGCCGCCGGCGTTTCGTCGGCCGCGAATTGCTCCTGAACCTGTTCACGGCACCGCTGCTCTTGCCCTCGATCGTGCTTGGTCTCGCCATTCTTCTGGTCTTCGTCCAGGCACGTCTGCTCGGCACTTACACTGGGCTCATCATAGCCCACCTGATCATCACCACGCCTTACGTGATCCGCATCATGCTCACGGCGTTTTCCACCCTGCCACCATCGGTGGAGGATGCAGCCACCATGCTGGGCGCTGCACCGTTCACCGTCGTGCGCCGCATCACTTTGCCTCTGATGATGCCGGGCTTCATTGCAAGTGCCGCCCTCTCCTTCCTGCTGTCCTTCGACGAAGTTGTCATCTCTCTGTTCATCACCGGACCACGTCTGCGGACCCTGCCGGTTGAGATATTCGACTATGTCGAAAGCCAGACAGACCCCATGACAGCCGCCGTGTCCGTGGTCCTCGTCGCCGCTACCCTTCTCATCATTTTCGTCATCGAACGCACGCTCGGCCTTTCCAGGACCATCGGCAAGTAA
- a CDS encoding ABC transporter permease has product MAAITSSIAIADAPIRRKKFPFLLIALLLPMAVINFIAFILPVIRLGMISFIESRSGGVLTNNYTLENYANFFTDSFSFELVANSLLLGFGVTLITLCCAYPIALFLHRVSPKWRNMLFVITVSPLLVSSVVRTYGWMVILGDQGVVNGILMSSGVIDSPLRLTNNTLGVFIGMVEVLIPYMALSLIAGFGRLENVYEEAAASLGANSWTRFRRVILPLTAPGIALGCLLCFVLSISSFITPKLLGGGRVFLLATEIYDQAVIQLEWPTAAAISVIVLIIFGLALAVYSRVVKRFD; this is encoded by the coding sequence ATGGCAGCGATCACCTCATCCATAGCGATCGCCGATGCGCCTATCCGCCGGAAGAAGTTTCCCTTCCTGCTGATTGCGCTTCTTCTTCCGATGGCGGTCATCAACTTCATTGCCTTCATCCTGCCCGTCATCAGACTGGGCATGATCTCCTTCATCGAAAGCCGAAGCGGCGGCGTACTGACCAACAACTACACGCTCGAAAACTACGCCAATTTCTTTACCGACAGTTTCAGCTTCGAACTGGTTGCCAACTCGCTTTTGCTCGGTTTCGGCGTGACGCTGATCACGCTGTGCTGCGCCTATCCGATCGCGTTGTTCCTGCATCGCGTTTCACCGAAATGGCGCAATATGCTCTTCGTCATCACCGTGTCTCCGCTGCTCGTCAGCAGCGTCGTGCGCACCTATGGCTGGATGGTCATTCTTGGCGACCAGGGCGTCGTCAACGGCATTCTGATGTCGTCCGGCGTCATCGACAGTCCGCTGCGCTTGACCAACAACACGCTTGGGGTCTTCATCGGCATGGTCGAAGTCCTCATCCCCTACATGGCGTTGTCGTTGATCGCCGGTTTCGGCCGCCTGGAGAATGTCTACGAGGAAGCTGCAGCCTCGCTCGGCGCCAATAGCTGGACGCGTTTCCGTCGCGTGATCCTGCCGCTGACGGCGCCCGGCATCGCGCTTGGCTGCCTGCTCTGCTTCGTGCTTTCCATCAGCTCGTTCATCACCCCGAAGCTCCTGGGGGGTGGCCGGGTCTTCCTGCTCGCGACCGAGATCTACGACCAGGCCGTCATCCAGCTCGAATGGCCGACCGCCGCGGCAATCTCCGTCATCGTGCTCATCATCTTCGGCCTTGCGCTTGCGGTCTATTCCCGCGTCGTCAAGCGCTTCGACTAA
- a CDS encoding ABC transporter ATP-binding protein gives MAVDDLDIDVPKGKLLGLLGPSGCGKSTTLRMIAGLLDITKGNISVDGDDISHEPPHKRDIGLVFQNYALFPHMTVAQNVAFGLEMRGVSRREARHRVEEALEMVRLPGFGDRKPKEMSGGQQQRVALARALVIRPRLLLLDEPLSNLDAKLRDDMRIEIREIQQRLQITTVFVTHDQVEALTMCDLVGVMHRGKLAQLGTPEDIYERPADLFVADFVGRTNILDCEIEALDRVRIGASVYPCNTRNLTSGKAKAAIRPHRISLTPSRDRSLISIATNSTHGRVVRVTYIGDVVQYDVDIGGNVLTTEVHTASAGHSFQNGEKLLCEWKPQDMQVFGS, from the coding sequence ATGGCCGTCGACGATCTCGACATCGACGTGCCAAAGGGCAAGCTGCTCGGCCTCCTCGGGCCGTCCGGTTGCGGCAAGTCCACGACGCTGCGCATGATCGCCGGCCTGCTTGACATAACCAAGGGCAACATCTCGGTCGACGGCGACGATATCTCTCACGAACCGCCGCACAAGCGCGATATCGGCCTGGTTTTCCAGAACTACGCACTCTTTCCGCACATGACCGTGGCGCAAAACGTCGCCTTTGGCCTGGAGATGCGTGGCGTTTCGCGCCGCGAGGCACGCCACCGCGTTGAGGAAGCGCTGGAAATGGTAAGGTTGCCCGGTTTTGGCGACCGCAAGCCGAAGGAAATGTCTGGCGGGCAACAGCAGCGCGTAGCGCTTGCCCGGGCCCTGGTTATCCGTCCGCGCCTTCTCCTTCTGGACGAGCCGCTTTCCAACCTCGACGCCAAGTTGCGCGACGACATGCGCATCGAGATCCGCGAAATCCAGCAGCGCTTGCAGATCACCACCGTCTTCGTCACCCACGACCAAGTGGAAGCGCTGACCATGTGCGACCTCGTCGGCGTCATGCATCGCGGCAAGCTCGCCCAGCTCGGCACGCCGGAAGATATCTACGAGCGCCCGGCCGACCTTTTCGTCGCCGATTTCGTCGGTCGTACCAACATTCTTGATTGCGAGATCGAAGCACTCGACCGCGTACGCATCGGCGCTTCCGTCTACCCCTGCAACACGCGCAATCTGACGTCAGGAAAAGCGAAAGCTGCCATCCGCCCTCATCGGATCAGCCTGACACCGAGCCGCGACCGCAGTCTTATCAGCATCGCCACCAACTCCACCCACGGCAGGGTGGTGCGGGTCACCTACATCGGTGACGTCGTGCAATACGACGTCGATATCGGCGGCAATGTGCTGACCACCGAAGTGCACACCGCAAGCGCCGGCCACAGTTTTCAGAACGGAGAAAAGCTTCTCTGTGAATGGAAACCGCAGGACATGCAGGTTTTCGGGAGCTGA
- a CDS encoding extracellular solute-binding protein, protein MKRISMKVLSATLFAATMLSGAYASAAEITVMGYRGPFEENYMKAVVQPFMQAHPDIKVNYYGVQNAATSLGNMRAQRDAPQVNAVIYDLSVAKIAKEEGLVADLDTSKVPNYADVDDIGKDLGGAAIPLTYDTLTLIYNSKTFPTAPTSWETLWDEKQDGKVVLPAQGGGDIQAILLTIIANRLAGEEDYKETIDPGVDKLVELAPRVQTWEPKPDAYTLVANGTATVSIGWNARSQFYFDQTEGRVSSVGPTEGTASQINVISAIANASEAEATQTFINYAIGPEAQAAFAKAMFYAPTNKKAEVDEATAKRIPMLDPAQREKLIAVDWMTIGEMREDILQPWRRKIIPAGR, encoded by the coding sequence ATGAAACGCATTTCCATGAAAGTCCTTTCCGCTACGCTTTTCGCAGCGACTATGCTGTCGGGAGCTTATGCAAGCGCCGCGGAAATCACCGTTATGGGCTACCGCGGTCCTTTTGAAGAAAACTACATGAAGGCGGTCGTTCAGCCCTTCATGCAGGCCCACCCCGATATCAAAGTAAACTACTATGGTGTCCAGAACGCCGCCACCTCTCTCGGCAATATGCGTGCACAACGCGACGCGCCTCAGGTCAATGCGGTCATCTATGACCTGTCTGTCGCCAAGATCGCCAAGGAGGAGGGTCTTGTTGCCGACCTCGACACGTCAAAGGTCCCGAATTATGCCGACGTCGACGATATCGGCAAGGATCTTGGGGGGGCTGCAATTCCCCTTACCTACGATACACTGACGCTGATCTACAACAGCAAGACATTCCCGACGGCGCCAACCAGCTGGGAAACTCTCTGGGATGAAAAGCAGGACGGAAAAGTCGTTCTGCCGGCGCAAGGTGGTGGCGATATCCAGGCGATCCTTCTGACGATCATCGCCAATCGCCTCGCAGGCGAAGAAGACTACAAGGAAACGATCGACCCCGGTGTCGACAAGCTGGTCGAGCTCGCACCGCGCGTACAGACGTGGGAGCCGAAGCCCGACGCCTACACGCTCGTGGCCAACGGCACGGCTACGGTCTCGATCGGCTGGAACGCTCGCTCTCAGTTCTATTTCGACCAGACCGAAGGCCGTGTGAGCTCCGTCGGCCCAACTGAAGGTACTGCCTCACAGATCAACGTGATCAGTGCAATCGCAAACGCGTCCGAAGCTGAAGCGACGCAGACCTTCATAAACTACGCCATCGGTCCGGAAGCGCAGGCGGCCTTTGCCAAAGCCATGTTCTACGCGCCAACCAATAAAAAAGCCGAGGTGGATGAAGCCACCGCCAAGCGCATTCCGATGTTGGACCCGGCCCAACGCGAAAAACTCATCGCGGTCGACTGGATGACGATCGGCGAAATGCGCGAAGATATCCTGCAGCCCTGGCGCCGCAAGATAATTCCCGCCGGCCGCTAA
- a CDS encoding SDR family NAD(P)-dependent oxidoreductase, with translation MTVNYMLLTGASRGIGHATVKLFQENGWRILTVSRQPFSEQCRWPSARESHIQADLEDLEGIEHLAAAVRERLPDGKLAALVNNAGISPKGPGGSRLGVADTDASTWTRVLNVNVVSTALLARALLPELKAAQGSIVNVTSIVGSRVHPFAGVAYAASKAGLAALTRELAHEFGPLGIRANAIAPGEIDTAILSPGTAELVKSQVPLNRLGTTREVAQTIYFLCTEASSYINGAEIHINGGQHV, from the coding sequence ATGACCGTCAACTACATGCTTCTCACAGGTGCCAGCCGCGGTATTGGTCATGCAACTGTGAAGCTTTTCCAGGAAAACGGCTGGAGGATATTGACGGTATCGCGCCAGCCATTTTCCGAACAATGCCGCTGGCCCTCCGCGCGCGAAAGCCACATTCAGGCAGATCTTGAAGATCTCGAGGGCATTGAACACCTGGCAGCGGCGGTGCGCGAGCGCCTGCCAGACGGCAAGCTCGCTGCGCTCGTCAACAACGCCGGCATCTCGCCGAAGGGGCCCGGAGGGTCGCGTCTTGGTGTCGCTGACACTGATGCGTCCACCTGGACGCGTGTCCTTAACGTCAACGTTGTTTCGACGGCGTTGCTGGCGCGTGCGTTGCTGCCGGAACTGAAAGCGGCGCAGGGTTCGATCGTGAACGTCACGTCGATTGTCGGCTCTCGCGTCCACCCGTTCGCAGGCGTGGCTTATGCCGCGTCGAAAGCAGGACTGGCCGCACTGACGCGCGAGCTCGCCCATGAATTCGGGCCGCTCGGTATCCGTGCCAACGCAATCGCACCGGGCGAGATCGACACCGCCATCCTTTCACCCGGAACAGCGGAGCTCGTAAAGTCTCAGGTGCCGTTGAACCGGCTGGGTACCACGCGCGAAGTGGCGCAAACGATCTACTTCCTGTGCACGGAAGCTTCGTCTTACATCAACGGTGCGGAGATTCACATCAACGGCGGTCAGCACGTCTGA
- a CDS encoding phosphotransferase, whose product MSATTTNAAERMLGAELETSAIAVPPDQAEQIARDHYGLIGRAEWLWGEKDSNYRLTLEDGTAYLLKILNPAEDPLVTSMHSEALLHVQAMDPGIPVQRIIRTRDGAADFRFVADDGGKRGVRMVTFVPGIAQRTAPNSPLQRRKVGALLGRMQKALKSFTHAAASHRITWDMKHAGGTRDLMPAFADPRERARLERAIDEFEAEIIPVLHSLPAQVIHNDFNMENILVDPARPQDITGIIDFGDMVHAPILFDVGVAAAYQIGAEHDPVEAMCDLIGGYCGECVLSDAEIALVYTAAVMRLVMRLAIPQWRARLFPEHAARFTIRSASVWAQLARLDAIPRESAIERLRAASRQGYRT is encoded by the coding sequence ATGTCCGCAACGACGACGAATGCCGCTGAGCGCATGCTTGGTGCCGAGCTGGAGACAAGTGCGATTGCGGTGCCGCCCGATCAGGCAGAGCAGATCGCCCGTGACCATTACGGGCTCATTGGCCGGGCCGAATGGCTGTGGGGAGAAAAGGACAGCAACTATCGCCTGACGCTTGAGGATGGAACCGCCTATCTCCTTAAAATCCTCAATCCGGCGGAGGATCCGCTCGTCACCAGCATGCACAGCGAGGCGCTCTTGCATGTTCAAGCGATGGACCCGGGCATTCCCGTCCAGCGCATCATCCGCACCCGTGACGGAGCCGCCGACTTCCGGTTCGTCGCCGACGACGGTGGCAAGCGTGGTGTGCGAATGGTCACTTTCGTCCCGGGGATCGCGCAGCGCACGGCGCCGAATTCTCCGCTTCAGCGCCGGAAAGTCGGCGCTCTGCTCGGGCGGATGCAGAAGGCGCTGAAGAGCTTTACCCACGCGGCCGCATCTCACAGGATAACCTGGGACATGAAACATGCCGGCGGCACGCGCGATTTGATGCCCGCATTCGCGGATCCGCGCGAGAGGGCGAGGCTCGAAAGGGCGATCGACGAATTCGAGGCGGAGATCATACCCGTGTTGCACTCGCTGCCGGCGCAGGTGATCCACAACGATTTCAATATGGAGAACATCCTGGTCGACCCGGCGCGGCCGCAGGACATTACCGGCATCATCGACTTCGGCGATATGGTCCACGCACCCATTCTCTTCGACGTGGGCGTCGCAGCCGCCTACCAGATCGGCGCCGAGCATGATCCGGTGGAGGCGATGTGCGACCTCATCGGGGGGTATTGCGGCGAATGCGTTCTTTCCGATGCGGAAATCGCACTCGTCTACACTGCGGCGGTGATGCGACTGGTGATGCGGCTCGCGATCCCCCAATGGCGGGCGCGGTTGTTTCCCGAGCATGCAGCGCGCTTCACCATCCGCAGTGCCAGCGTTTGGGCGCAACTGGCGCGGCTTGACGCCATTCCGAGGGAAAGCGCAATCGAACGACTGCGTGCAGCCTCCCGACAAGGATATAGAACATGA
- a CDS encoding aspartate aminotransferase family protein, translating into MINGFDATRLDSLPVRERKMIERRQTLLGPSYRLFYDTPVHIVRADGVWLYGPDGEAYLDAYNNVPSVGHCHPHVVDAIARQAAQLNTHTRYLGEQILDYSERLLATFPIELNRVMYTCTGSEAVDLALRLARYYTGGTGVIITENAYHGVTTAAAEISPSLGPSMPLGQHVVTVPAPDSYRAGGRDVGNALAEDVSNAIAFMRRRGITPAAFIADGIFSTDGIFSDPPGFLKPVVDVLHAAGALYIADEVQPGFGRMGSHMWGFMRHGIVPDVVVMGKPMGNGMPIAAAVMKSEIQERFGQDIRYFNTFGANNVSIAAASAVLDVIEGEELMRNAQDTGAYLLAGMQRLRHEFASIGDVRGCGLFLGMEFVKDRATREPDAQLSLKVVNGLRDRRVLISAAGKHGNTLKIRPPLPFSRENADVFLTTLKDVLSDIE; encoded by the coding sequence ATGATCAACGGCTTCGATGCCACCCGACTGGACAGCCTTCCGGTGCGCGAGCGAAAGATGATCGAACGACGCCAGACCTTGCTCGGGCCGTCCTATCGGTTGTTCTACGATACGCCGGTCCACATCGTTCGTGCTGACGGAGTCTGGCTCTATGGACCCGACGGTGAGGCTTATCTCGATGCCTACAACAACGTGCCGTCGGTTGGGCACTGTCATCCTCATGTTGTCGATGCCATCGCCCGGCAGGCCGCGCAACTCAATACCCATACCCGCTATCTCGGCGAGCAGATACTCGACTATTCCGAGCGCTTGCTCGCAACGTTTCCGATCGAGCTCAATCGCGTGATGTATACCTGTACCGGCAGCGAGGCAGTGGACTTGGCGCTGCGTCTGGCGCGGTACTACACCGGAGGAACCGGTGTCATCATCACCGAGAATGCCTATCACGGTGTCACGACGGCGGCTGCGGAAATCTCCCCCTCGCTCGGGCCGAGCATGCCGCTTGGGCAACATGTCGTGACGGTGCCCGCCCCTGACAGTTATCGCGCCGGTGGACGCGATGTCGGTAACGCGCTCGCCGAAGATGTATCGAACGCGATTGCGTTCATGAGACGCCGCGGCATTACGCCTGCCGCCTTCATCGCCGACGGAATCTTCTCAACGGACGGCATCTTCTCTGACCCTCCCGGTTTCCTCAAGCCGGTGGTCGACGTCCTGCATGCGGCGGGCGCTCTCTATATTGCGGACGAAGTGCAGCCTGGTTTCGGACGCATGGGCTCGCATATGTGGGGCTTCATGCGCCACGGCATCGTTCCTGACGTCGTCGTCATGGGTAAGCCGATGGGCAACGGCATGCCGATCGCTGCGGCCGTCATGAAGTCCGAGATCCAGGAGCGCTTCGGGCAGGACATCCGTTACTTCAACACTTTCGGCGCCAACAACGTCTCGATCGCCGCTGCATCGGCGGTGCTCGATGTCATCGAGGGCGAAGAACTCATGCGCAATGCGCAGGACACCGGCGCCTACTTGCTCGCCGGCATGCAGCGCCTCCGGCACGAGTTCGCTTCGATCGGCGATGTCAGGGGGTGCGGCTTGTTTCTCGGGATGGAGTTCGTGAAGGATCGAGCAACCCGTGAGCCAGATGCCCAATTGTCGCTTAAGGTCGTCAATGGCCTGAGAGATCGACGCGTGCTGATCAGCGCGGCAGGCAAGCACGGCAATACCCTCAAGATCAGGCCGCCCCTGCCGTTTTCGAGAGAAAATGCCGATGTATTCCTGACCACCTTGAAGGACGTGCTATCCGACATCGAGTAA